The following DNA comes from Diprion similis isolate iyDipSimi1 chromosome 14, iyDipSimi1.1, whole genome shotgun sequence.
atcgATTAAGATTCTGAAAACGATAAATTATACCAATTACTGCCCATCCATCGATACGCGACGTACACACAAATATACAAATGAATATACAAATCGTTGAAAACGTGGAGCAGGAATGGGGTGGAAGGGAGATCGTTTTAGATCGGTTCGCAGGGAAATGGGGAGCAGCGAACCCCCAGCCCCTAGCAACATCCACCACCTTGAGCGCCACCCTGACCTCCAGTTCCCGCCAAGCTACCTGGGCTTGTCGGCGAATGCTGAGGTCCAATTTTGATGCCGTTTgcctgaaagaaataaattccgTAAGACCATTTCATACCTTTTGAATTTATCTTAGTTCCTGATCTATTTCTCACCTCATTGTTGATGTCGAAGACAccttcttgtattttttcatatatctcTTTCGCAGTGTTGATAAATGCCTCTTCGACGTTGGCTGCAGTCTTTGCGCTCGTTTCCATAAATACGAGACCGTGTTCTCGAGCAAATGCTTCACCCTCTTCTCTTTTAACCTCTCTCCGTGAATCGAGATCGCTCTTGTTTCCAATAAGCATGATCACCATGTTTGAATTGGAATGCTGTCGTGCGTCTTCTAGCCACGTTGTTAAATGGTTGAAAGTCTCTCTGCGAGTTATATCGTAAACGAGCAAGGCTCCTGCCGCGCCACGATAATACGATCTTGTTATGGAACGGAACGCTTCTTGCCCTGCCTGCAAGTAAATCAAATTAGGAATTGAAGAAACGTGGACAAAAATTAACTTAATTTCAGCTATGCAGCTTTTATCTTTACCGTATCCCAAATCTGCAGCTTAATCTGTTTTCCATCAATTGTGATCATACGCGCGCCAAACTCAACGCCAATAGTCAAATCGTGTACCGGttgaaaccttttgtctgtgaaTTGCAGCAGCAGACACGACTTGCCGACTCCTGTGGATGAGATTATAGACAAGGTTCTTATCGTCGGAAGAAAGTGTTAGCATCAGCAAAGcgacgtgaagaaaaaattaagatcCGAATGACTCATCATTAGATTAAATACTGCTTAGGATAATTAGAAATGAGGTTaatttttactgtaaaaatttccatcgAAAATATGATCGCAATTGTTTTTATTGAGAACGAATATTCATCAGCTCTTATTTCCAGGTAACCTCGGCAGAGGATTGCGGCAGTGAAAGGAAAACCGATTTTCGTCGTCTGTCTAGCCCAGACGCGTtactcgaaagaaaaaatgaaggaagTGTGAATATTGGTGAACGCAATGACATGAAAACAATGGGAGCTGTCACGG
Coding sequences within:
- the LOC124414688 gene encoding ras-related protein Rab-2; the encoded protein is MSYAYLFKYIIIGDTGVGKSCLLLQFTDKRFQPVHDLTIGVEFGARMITIDGKQIKLQIWDTAGQEAFRSITRSYYRGAAGALLVYDITRRETFNHLTTWLEDARQHSNSNMVIMLIGNKSDLDSRREVKREEGEAFAREHGLVFMETSAKTAANVEEAFINTAKEIYEKIQEGVFDINNEANGIKIGPQHSPTSPGSLAGTGGQGGAQGGGCC